The Agromyces sp. 3263 DNA segment CTCGGCTGAAGCGGGGAGGCACCGCGGGGCTCAGACCGCGATCACGACCTTGCCCCGCACCTCCCCCGACTCCAGCCGGGCGACGGCCTCGGCGGCGCGGTCGAGCGGGAACACCGCATCGACGACCGCTCGCACCTCGCCCGCGTCGACCCGGCGGGCGAGCTCGGCGAGGTCGTCGCCGCTGCGGCGTGCGGCGAGCGTGCGCAGCCGCTGGGGCACGAACGGCGAGGCGACGGATGCCGCGGCGATGCGCCCGATCGGACCGAGTACCCGCCCGCCGCGCCCCGACGAGAGCACGAGCGTGCCGCCGCGTCGCAGCGCGCGTCGCGTGCGTCCGAGCGGGTGATCGGCGACGAGGTCGAGGATCACGTCGTAGCGGCCCGCGCTCGCCGTGAAGTCGTCGGACTCGTAGTCGACGACGTGGTCGGCGCCGAGGGCGAGCACATGCTGGGCCTTCGACCCCCGGCAGACCCCGGTGACCTCCGCGCCCATGGCCTTCGCGAGCTGCACCGCGAAGCCGCCGACGCCGCCGGACGCGCCGTTCACGAGCACGTGCTGTCGCGGCCCGACGCCCGCGAGTCGCATCGCCTGCAGCGCGGTCGTCCCGGACACCACCATGGCGGCGGCGTGCACGGCGTCGACCGAGGTCGGGCGCCGCGCCACGAACCGCTCGGGAACCGCCACGAGCTCGGCGAAGCCGCCCTGGTCGGCCTCGGCGATCACCGCGTCCCCGACCCGGAACCGGGTGGCGCCCGGGCCGACGGCCTCGACGATACCCGCGACATCCCGCCCGATCACCGGATGCTTCGGGAGCCCGAGCCCGAACGCGAGGCGGCCCACCCGCGGCTCGCCGTGCAGCACGAGCACGTCGCCCATGCTCACGGCGACCGCTTCGACGCGGATGAGCACCTCGTCCGCTTCCGGGCTTGGGGCGTCGACCTCGGCGAACGCGAGCACCTCGGGCCCGCCGTAGCGGGAGCGCACGACGGCTCTCATGCGCGCGCCTCGGCGCCGGCCGGCACGAGCCGGAGCACCACACTGCCGCCCTTGTGGCCGGAGTCCACGAGTCGGTACCCCTCGGCGACCTGCTCGAGCGCCACCTCGCGCTCGATCGGCGGGCGGAGCACTCCGGCCGCCAGCAGGGCCGCGAGCTGCTCGAGGTCGGGCGCCTTGTCGGCGTCCTTCCGGAGGCCGGTGAAGAGGATGACGGCACGCCGCCGGCCGAGCCGGGAGGTGAGCTGCTGGAGCAGGATCGCGAAGGAGGGCACCGTGGTGAGGTAGGTTCCTCCGGGCCGCAGCGCGCGTCGTGCGCGTCGGAACGTCGAGGCGGCCACCGCATCGAACACGACGTCGTACGTCGCCGGCCCGCCGAGGGCGTCCTCCGTGCTGCGATCGACGACGCGATCCGCGCCGAGCGACGCGACGAGGTCGACGTGCGCCGGCCCGCAGACCGCGCTGACGTGGGCCCCGAGGTGCTTCGCGAGCTGCACGGCCGCGGCGCCCACGCTGCCCGACGCCCCGATCACGAGCACGCGCTGCCCGGGCCGGAGGTGTGCGCCGTCGCGGAGGAACGGCAGGGCGGTCAGGGCGCCGTCACAGGCCGCCGCGGCATCCGTCATCGAAACCGCTGCGGGCAGCGGCGCGATCGCTCCCGACTCGGCCACCACGAGGACCTCCGCGTGCGCGCCCACCGCCGCACCCATGGCACCGAACACCCGGTCGCCGACGGCGAAGCGCGTGACGTCCGGCCCGACCTCGTCGACGATGCCCGCGAAGTCCGACCCGAGCACCGACCGCCGCGGCGCGCGCAGCCCGAACGCGAGACGTGCGAACCATGGCGTGCCCGATCGCGCCGCCCCGTCAGCCGCGCCCACGCAGGCCGCGTGCACCCGCACGCGGATCTCGCGGGCCACGGCGTGCGGCTCGGGGCGCTCGACGATGCCCACGACCTCGGGCGATCCATACCTGGTGTACTCGGCGACCCTCATGATCCTGCTCCCTGCTCGTCGGGGTACTGGAAGACGTCGTCGAGCGGGACCCCGAACACCCCGGCGATCTGGAAGGCCATCTCGAGCGACGGCGAGTAGCGGCCTTGCTCGATGGCGATGACGGTCTGGCGGGTCACGCCGAGTCGCCGTGCGAGCTCGGCCTGCGTCATCTCGTCGGCGCGGAATCGCAGCGCACGGATGTCGTTCGTGACCCTCGTGGGCTTCACCACGTCGGCACGCCCCTGCGGTAGGCGACGATCTTGGTGATGCTCGAGAGGATGGCCGAGAGCACGAAGCAGAAGTAGACGGTGTTCGCGATCCAGAACCCGTCGGCGTCGAGCATCGCGAGCACGAGTGCGCCCAGCGCACCGAGCACGACGAACGAGCTGCCGACGCGCTCGCCGAGACGGTCGATCTCCTTGTCGCGGATGTCGCCCCTCGTGCTCTCGCTCGGCGAGAACACCTCGACGAGGATGCGCCCGACGATCGACGCCACGATCGCGCCGCCGATCACCCACAGCATGGCCGGCACGTAGTCGATCTCGTCGACGGGCGTCCCGCTGAGGAGCGCGGGCAGCACCAGCGAGAGGTACACGGTGCTGCCGACGATCGCCACCACGAGGTAGACCCAGGTGCCCTTCTCCTCGTACGACACCGACGACTCGTGCTCGCGCCGATTTCGTCGCTCCATGCGGCTCACGCTCCAATGTCAAGAATTCTTTACGCCCTCAATGTAAAGCTCACACGACAAGATGTCAATAATTCTTGACACAGCGGATGCCGCGCGCACCCGCTCAGCCGACGAACCCGCGCTCGCTCGCGTCGAAACCTCGTGTCCCGTGCGCAACGCCGCGCATTCGGCACCGAACACCAGGTTTCGACGGGCGGGCGGGCGGCGCGGCGCGGGGGGGCCGGGGTGAGGACGGCGGCGCGGCTAGTGGGCGCCGTCGACGAGCTTCAGACCCACCACGCAGCCGACCAGGCCCGCGATGAGCCCCAGCTTGACCCACGAGACATCCGTGTCACCGGTGATCATCGCCCAGGTCACGGTGAGGGCCGCGCCGATGCCCACCCACACCGCGTAGGCGGTGCCGGTCGAGATGTCGCGCATCGCCCAGGCGAGGCCGCCCATCGAGAGGGCGAGCGCGCCGAAGAACACCACCGAGGGCCAGAGCTTCGTGAAGCCCTCCGACTTGCCGAGTGCGGTGGCCCAGACGGCCTCGAGGATTCCGGACACGATCAACACGACCCACGCCATGACGGTTCACTCCCATGGCCAGTCTTGTCGCGTTCCGGGTACTGGATTCCCTCGTCCGGGGCCGCCGTCGGGCGACCTGGCAGACAGGCTAGCAACCGACCCTGTGCAGTGCATGGGCAGCGGATGCCGAGGCGGCGCGCCGGCGGTCTCCGCTCGGCTCACCCGGCGCTCACGGCAGCGCGAGCACCTCGGCGAAGTGCTCGACGACGGGGAACGGATCGTAGAACCCGTGCAGCAGTTCGCGCCAGCGCGCGTACTCGGGCGAGCCGCGGAACCCGACGGCGTGCGCCTCGACGCTCTCCCAGTGCACGAGCAGCAGGTATTCGTTCGGCGTCTCGATCGAGCGCGCCACCCGCAGGTCGACGAAGCCGGGCATCCCGGCGATGATCGGCGTCGCCGCGGCGAGCGCGGCTTCGAAGTCGGCCTCGCGGCCGGGCGTCACGGGCAGGATGGCGTGTTCGAGGATCACCGGCTCCACGGTAGCGGCCCCGCCGCGGCATCCGATCGACTGGCGGTCGCGGGCTGGGGATTGGCAGCCCCCAGCCCGACCCGCGGACCGCCGGCGAGGCATCATGAGGGCATGGACTTCGACGACACCGCCGCCCTCATCGTGATCGACGTGCAGCAGGGCTTCGACGACCCTGCGTGGGGCGCCCGCGACAATCCCGACGCCGAGGCGAACATCGGGCGCCTGGTCGCCGCGTGGGCGGATGCCTCGCGGCCGATCGTGCTCGTGCGGCACGACTCGGCCTCGCCCGGCTCGCCGCTCGCCCTCGGCACGCCCGGCAACGCGCTGAAGGACGTCGTGGCGGATGCCCCGCACGACCTGTTCGTGACGAAGCAGGTGAACTCGGCGTTCTACGGCGAGCCCGACCTGCACGCGTGGCTGCAGGACCGCGGCATCCGGCAGCTCGTGCTCGCCGGGATCCAGACGAACATGTGCGTCGAGACGACCGCTCGCATGGGCGGCAACCTCGGCTACGACGTGGTGCTGCCGATCGATGCGACGCACACGTTCGACCTCGAGGGGCCGGGCGGCGTTCGCCTCACGGCGTCCGAGCTGGCGCGCGCGACGGCGGTGAACCTCGCCGGCGGCGGCTTCGCGCGCGTGGTCACGACCGACGAGGTGCTCGGCGGCTGAGGCCGACGCCGGCGCCCGACCCACGGCGCCGGGGCGCGGCATCCGTTGCCCAGCGTTACGACCGCGAGCGGATGCCGCGGCGGCCCGCAGTAGCGTGAACGCATGGCAGACCGCGAATTCGGCTTCAAGACCCGCGCCATCCATGCGGGCAACATCCCCGACCAGGTGACGGGCGCCCGAGCGCTGCCGATCTACCAGTCGAGCGCGTTCGTCTTCGACGACACCGCGGATGCCGCCGCCCGGTTCGCCTTGCAGAAGTACGGCAACATCTACTCGCGCCTCGCGAACCCCACCGTGGCGAGCTTCGAGGAGCGCGTCGCGAGCCTCGAGGGCGGCCTCGGCGCCGTCGCCACCGCGTCGGGCCTCAGCGCCCAGTACATCGTGTTCGCGAGCCTTGCGGGCGCCGGCGACCACATCGTCGCGTCGGCGAACCTCTACGGCGGTTCGATCACGCAGCTGGACGTCACGCTGCGCCGGTTCGGGGTCGAGACGACGTTCGTGCGCTCCGCCGACCCCGCCGACTACGCCGCGGCGATCACCGAGCAGACGAAGGCGCTCTTCGTCGAGACGATTGCGAACCCCTCAGGCGAGATCGCCGACCTCGAGGGCCTGGCCGACGTCGCCCGCGCGCACGGCATCCCGTTCATCGTCGACTCGACGATCCCGACGCCCTACCTCAACCGCCCCATTGAGTGGGGCGCCGACATCGTCACGCACTCGGCGACGAAGTTCCTCGGCGGGCACGGCACGACGCTCGGCGGCGTGGTCGTCGAGTCGGGCCGGTTCGACTGGCACTCCGAGAAGTTCCCGCTCTTCGGGCAGCCGGTGCCGAGCTACGGGGGCCTGCAGTGGTCGGGCAACTTCGGCGAGTACGCATTCCTCACGCGCCTGCGCGCCGAGCAGCTGCGCGACATCGGCCCGGCGCTCGCGCCGCACTCGGCGTTCCTCCTCGCCCAAGGCGTGGAGACGCTGCCGTACCGCATCCAGGCGCACGTCGACAACGCCCGCGCGGTCGCCGAGTGGCTCGAGGCCGACCCGCGCATCGAGCGCGTCTGGTGGGCGGGCCTGCCGAACCACCCGCACCACGACCGCGCGCAGAAGTACCTGCCGAAGGGTCCGGGCTCGGTGTTCAGCTTCGAGGTGAAGGGCGGCCGCGCCGTCGGCCAGCAGCTCATCGAGTCGGTGAACCTCGCCTCCCACCTCGCGAACATCGGCGATGCGAAGACGCTCATCATCCACCCGGCGTCGACCACGCACGCCCAGCTGACCGAGCAGCAGCTCGTCGACGCGGGGGTGCTGCCGGGCGTCGTCAGGATTAGCGTGGGCATCGAAGACGTTGAAGACATCATCGACGATCTCGACCAGGCCCTCACGGCCGCGACAGGAGGAGCACGATGAGCACGGCGACGGATGCCACGACCACGACCCTTCCGTCCGACACGGATGCCGCGGCATCCGCCGACCTCGAGACCGTGCGCCTCGTCAACGGCCTCTCGTGCGACCTGCCGGCCGGCTCGCCGCTCGCGAAGCTGCTGAAGTCGCAGCGCACGTGGATCGGGCCCGACGCGAAGCAGCGCCTGAAGATCCTCAACGCGGCCGAGTCCGTCGCGATCGTGGGCGCGTCGCCGAACCCGGCGCGATCGAGCTACTTCGTCGGCACCTACCTGCAGCAGTCGAGCGACTACCGCCTGTACTTCGTGAACCCGAACGCCACGGAGATCCTCGGCGAGCCTGCGTACGCGAGCCTGACCGACCTGCCCGAGGTGCCCGACATCGTCGTGGTGTTCCGCCGCGGCAGCGACATCCCGCAGGTCGTCGACGAGGTCGTCGCCGCCGGCGCGAAGACGATCTGGGTACAGCTCGGCATCTGGAACCAGGATGCGGCGTACTACGGCGAGGCGCAGGGGCTCACCGTCGTCATGGACCGCTGCATCAAGGTGGAGCACGCCCGCTTCCACGGCGGCCTGCACCTGCTCGGCTTCGACACGGGGCAGATCACCGCGCGCAAGACGGTGCGCTAGCCTCGCGTCCCACCGATCAGTCCACCGATGCCGGATCGGCCCCTTGACCGGCGTGCGTGACGGCGATTCGATCGAGGGATGCCGCTGGACATCGAATTCTCGTCGGACCCCGCTCGCCTCGACCGCGATCGGGTGCACGCGTGGCTCGCGGAGGAGTCGTACTGGGCCGCCGGACGCAGCCGCGAGGCGCACGATGCCGCGATGGCGGCCTCCCGGAACTACGGCGTCTACGACACCCGCACGGGGTCGCAGCTCGCGTACGCGCGCGTCATCACCGACGGCGTGACGTTCGCCTGGCTCTGCGACGTGTTCGTCGCCGTGGAGGCTCGTGGGCGCGGGATCGGGATCGCGCTCATCGACGGCGTCATGGCGGATCTCGCATCGCTCGACCTGAAGCGCATCGCCCTCACGACGGCGGACGCGCACGGCCTCTACGAGCGGTACGGCTTCGGGCCGGTGCCCGATCCCGACCAGTGGATGGCTCGCATGGGCCCGGCGCTGCGATGACCGAAGGTCATCCCCGCTCGAGGCGTGCGATGAGCGCGCGCCGGTCGACGCCGGCGTAGGCGAGCGCCCGCGGCACGGTCCCGAGATCGGCCAGGAGCACGCCCCGCAGGGCCGCGGCGATCGCGAGCTGCTCGCGCTCCTCGCGCGTGCGGCCGCGTGCCCGATTCGTGCGGAACTCGGCACGACGCAGGGCATCGCGCAGGGAAGCACCCCAGCCCGGTCGGGTCCGCCGCGTGGAGCGCAGTCGATCCTCGGCGATGGGGGCGACGCCCGCGACCTCGAGGGCGCGGGAACGCTCGGCGTCGAGTGCGGCCTCCACGGCGGCGTGATCGAGGCCGAACTCGGCGAGCGTCCTGGCCGCGACGTCGTCGCCCGCCGAGATCACGAGCAGCAGGTGCTCCGCCTCGACGTTCGCCGCGCCGCGCCGGGCGGCTTCGTCGATCGTGCGGAGCACCACCTGCTTGAGGCCCACGTCCATCGCGCTGTCGACCGGGCCGGGTACGTCACGCATTGCGTCTCCTCAGTTCGATGCCGGCGGCATCGAGTCGCCGGTGATGCTTCTTGTGCACGGCCTGCCGGGTGACGCCGAGCGCCTCGGCGACCTGCGTCCAGCTCCAGCCCGAGCGCATCGCGCGCTCGACCGCCGCGTCCTCGAGCCGGTCGGCGAGCTCGCGCAGCGCCACGACGGCGGCGAGGTCGTCGGCTTCGGCGCCGATCGGTTCCGGAGTTCGAGGGGTCATATGAGCAACCTAGGTTGCTCAGCTGGTATTGTCAACCCATGTTGCGTATCACGTCCGTGGTCGACGGCGGCTGGGACGATCCCGAACCGCGCGTCGGCCACGTGGGCGCGGGTAGGCTCGTGCGCGTGCAGCCTGACCGATCCCGCCGACCGCGCGTCGGCGTGCTCGGTCCGATCGTGGTCGAGGACCGCTCCGGGGCACTCGTCGAACCTCCCGGCACGCTGGCGAAGGCGCTCGTCGCCGCCCTCGCCGTGGCGCCGCGTGAGATCGGCGGCGTCGTCGGGGTCGACACCATCGTCGACGAGCTGTGGGGCGAGGCCCCGCCCCGGAACGCGAAGGCCGCACTGCAGACCCTCGTGAGCCGGCTGCGTGCCGTCACCGCGGAGGGACTCGTCGTCTCGCACCCCGGCGGGTACGCCCTCGGCGTCGATCCCGACGAGCTCGACCTGGCCGCGGCGTCCGCATCCGCATCCGCATCCGAATCCGCATCCGACCCGACCGGTCCGGCAGGAGCCGTCTCCGACGCGAACGAGGATCCGGCTGCGGCCACCGCCCGCCTCGACGAGGCGCTCGCGCTCTGGCGGGGCGAACCCGCCCTCGACCTCGGCGACTCCCCCATCGCCGAGACGCTCGCGGAGCGCGCATCCACCCTCCGCCTCCGGCTGCTGGGATCGCGCGCCGCGGCGCGCGCGGCCGCCGGCGATCACGCGGGCTCCGCCGCGGACCTCGCGGTGCTCGTCGCCGCATCGCCGGCCGACGAGACCCTCGTCGCGGCCCGGCTGCGCGCGCTCGCGGCATCCGGCCACCGCGTCGACGCGATCGCGGAGTACGGCGCGTTCCGTGAGCGGCTGGCCGACGAGCTCGGCGTCTCGCCATCGGCCGAGCTCGTGGAGCTGCACGCGCACCTGCTGCGCGACGACGGCGACGCGCCTCGGCGATCGACGACCCGCATCGGCGTCCGGGCCGGGTCGAACCCGCTCCTCGGGCGCGACGACGACGTCGCGGCGATCGAGCGGCTTCTGCAACGTCACCGCCTGGTCACCGTGCTCGGCGCCGGAGGACTCGGCAAGACCCGACTCGCACAGGAGGTCGCCGGCCGCGCGAGGGTGCCGCTCGTGGTGGTCGTCGAACTCGCGAGCGTGCGCACCGACGACGACGTGGTGCTCGCCCTGGCGTCGACGCTCGGCGTGCGCGAGGCGTCCAGCAATCGCCGCATCGCCGAGGGCGCGCTCGACGTGCGCGACCGCATCCTCGCCCGCCTCGAGGAGGGCGCGGCGCTCCTCGTGCTCGACAACTGCGAGCACGTCATCGACGGCGCAGCGGGGTGGGCCGCCGACCTGCTCGCATCGCTCCCGAGCCTGCGGATCATCGCCACGAGTCGCAGCCCGCTCACGATCGGCGCGGAACAGGTCTATCCGCTCGAGCCCCTCGCGTCGGATGCCGCCGGCCCGGCCGTCGAGCTCTTCGTCGAGCGGGCCACGGCCGCGCGCCCGGGCGTTGATCTCCCCCTCGAGGTCATCGCCCGGCTGTGCACTCGCCTCGACGGACTGCCGCTCGCGATCGAGCTCGCGGCGGCGCGGGTGCGGTCGATGACGGTCGAGCAGATCGAGTCGCGCCTCGAGAACCGCTTCGCATTGCTCGCCGGAGGCGACCGCACGTCGCCCGAGCGCCAGCGCACGCTCCGGGCCGTGATCGACTGGAGCTGGGCGCTGCTAAGCGCCGACGAACGCCGGGCGATGTGCCGGCTCTCCTGGTTCCCCGACGGATTCGGGCTCGATGCCGCGGGCGCGCTCACCGGTGCTGCCGACGCCGTCTGGCTCCTGGACGGGCTCATCACCCAGTCGCTGCTCGCCGTCTCGCACGCCCCGGGCGCGGCCGCGCCGCGCTACCGGATGCTCGAGACGGTGCGCGAGTTCGGACAGCTGAAGCTCGCCGAGGCCGGCGATGAGGCCGACGCGCTCGCGGCGATGGACACCTGGGCGGTGCGCCTCTCGCTCCGCGCCCTCGACGAGGTGCGCGGACCCGACCAGATCACGGCGTTCCGCGAGCTCGACCTCGAGCAGGACAACCTCGTCGAGGTCCTGCGGCGGGCGATCGCGGCGCGCCGCGGCGAGGTCGTCTTCCCCGTGTTCGCGGCGCTCGCGTACCGGTGGACGGTCCGCAGCGCGCACGCCGAGATCCTCGCCTTCGGCCCGGCCGTGCTGGACAGCACGAGCGACACGCGCCCGACCCCCGAGCTCGCCCCGGCCGCCATGCTCGCCCTCACGCTCATCACGGCCACGCACCTCGCCACGGGCAGCATCACCGGCGCGCGCGGCGCGGCGCGCACGAAGCGACTCGCTGAGGAGCGGCATCCGATGCCGCCGTGGCTGGCCGCGGCCGGCGGCTTCCTGCTCGCGATACCCGACCAGGCCGAGGCCCTCGCGAGGCTCGAGGCGATGGCGTCGTCGACCGACCCCGACAGTGCGGCGGTGGGCTCGATCATGATGAGCCAGCTCACCGAGAATGAAGGCGACCCCGAGGCGGCGGAACGGCACGCGCAGCGCGCCGCCGAGGTCGCGCGGCGCACCGGGGACGTCTGGATCGAGGCGATGTCGTCGATGATGCTCGCGCAGCTCGCGAGCCAGTCGAACCGGCCGCTCGAGACGCTCCGGCGCGCTCGCCGCGCCAGAGCCGGCCTCGAGTCGCTGGGAGCCGACCAGGACCTCATCCAGCTCGACTGGATGATCGCGGGCGCTCTGCTCGCCGACGGGCGCGTCGACGAGGCGCGGCCGTTGTTCGAGGCGATGGCCGATGACGACCGGGTGATGGCCGACGGCATGGCGGTGTCGACGATCGCCGACCTGGGCCTGTCGGAGATCGCCCACCTCGAGGGCCGCGACGCTGACGCGCTCCGCCTCGCCCGACGTTCGATCGACGCCTTCCACGACGGGCGTCGGCGCGGGTCGCCGTGGTACCTCATCGTGCTCGCCGGCTTCGCGGCGCGCGGCGCCCTCGAGGGCTGGCCGGCCGACGAGGTGCGCGGCTGGGCCGACCGCCTCCGCTTCCGCACGATCGCGACCTACCGGGCGCGTGCGGGCTACACCGACAAGCCCGTGCTCGGCACCGTCGCGGTCGGCCTCGGCGCCTGGATGCTCCACCAGCCCGGGGTGGAGGAACGCGGCCTCGAGCTGATCGCCGTGGGCGAGCGCCTGTCCGGGCGCCAGGATGCGCCCGGCCCGAGCCGAAGCCGGCTGATCGAGGACGCCGAGGCCCGCGTCGACCCCGACCGCCTGGCCGCGGCCCGCGCCGCGACGGCGTCGCGCACGACCGACGAATGCGCGGAACGGGCGCGCGAACTCATCGCAGCGCCCGTTCCGTCGTCCTGAGGACCGTCCGTCCTCACGCCTTCCGCATGTAGGCCTTCACGGTCATCGGCGCGAAGACGGCCACGACCACGGCCGAGCCGAGCAGCGCCCAGCCCACCTCGGGCCCGACCATGCCCTCGTTCACGAGGTCGCGCACCGCGGTGACGATGTGCGACACGGGGTTGATGTTCACGAACCACTGCAGCCACTCGGGCATGGTGTCCACCGGCACGAACGCGTTCGACAGGAACGTGAGCGGGAAGAGGATCATCATCGAGATGCCCTGCACGCTCGACGCGCTGCGCGCGACGACGCCGAAGAACGCGAAGATCCACGACAGCGACCAGGCGCACACGATCACGAGCACCGACGCGGCGATGACGCCGGCCAGTCCGCCGCCGGGGCGCAGCCCCATGAGGTAGCCCATGGCGAACGTGAGGGTCGTGGCGATGAGGTAGCGCACGGTGTCGGCCAGCAGCGCGCCCGAGAGCGGCGCGATGCGGGCGATCGGCAGCGACCGGAACCGGTCGAACACGCCCTTGTCCATGTCCTCGCGCAGCTGCACACCGGTGACGATCGACGTCGAGATGACGGTCTGCACGAGGATGCCGGGGATGATGATCGGCAGGTAGTTCTGCACGTCGCCTGCGATCGCGCCGCCGAAGATGTAGGTGAACATCACGGTGAAGATGATCGGCTGCAGCGTGACGTCGAACAGCTGCTCGGGCGTGCGCTTGATCTTGAGGATCCCGCGGTACGCCATCGTCAGGGTGTGCGAGAGCGACTCCTGCAGGCTGACGCGGTTCCTCAGCTTGCGCTCGTGGCCGGGGGTGATGGTGGTGGTGGCGATCGCGCTCATGCGCGGCTCCCTTCGAGCTCGGTGCCGGATGCCGCAGCGGCGGCGGATGCCTCGTCCTCGACGCCGTGGCCGGTCAGTGTCAGGAACACCTCGTCGAGGGTGGGCTTCGCGACGCTGAGCTCGGCGAGGTGGACGCCCTCGTCGCGCAGCGTGACGAGCAGTTCCGTGACGCGGTCGGGGTTGTGCATGGGCGCGGTGATGCGCCCGGCCTCGGGCGAGATGGTCGGCGAGACGCCGAGGACGCGCTCGATGGCGACGCGCACGTCGTCGACGTCGCGGGAGTCGGCGAGGCGCAGCTCGAGGCTCGACGCGCCGACCGATGCCTTGAGCTCGTCGGCCGTGCCCTCGGCGACGACGCGTCCGCGGTCGATCACCGCGATGCGGTCGGCGAGCTGGTCGGCCTCGTCGAGGTACTGCGTGGTGAGCAGCACCGTCGACCCGGTGGCGACCAGGCGGCGGATGGTGCCCCACATCTGGGCGCGCGTCCGCGGGTCGAGACCGGTGGTCGGCTCGTCGAGGAAGATCAGCGGCGGCTGCGCGATGAGGCTCGCCGCGAGGTCGAGCCGGCGGCGCATGCCGCCCGAGAAGCTCTTCAACGGTCGCTTCGCGGCATCCGCCAGCCCGAACTCGTCGAGGAGCTCGGCGGCCTTGGCTTTCGAGGCGGCGTGCGAATGGCCGAGCAGCCGCGAGAAGATCACGAGGTTCTCGGTGGCCGAGAGGTTCTCGTCGACCGACGCGTACTGTCCGGTGACGCCGATGAGCTGACGCACGACCTGCGACTCGCGCTGCACGTCGTGGCCGAAGATGCGCGCTCGTCCGGCGTCGGGTCGGAGGAGGGTCGCGAGCATGGAGATGGTGGTGGTCTTGCCGGCGCCGTTCGGCCCGAGGACGCCGTAGACGGTGCCGGTCGCCACGCGAAGGTCGACGCCGTCGACCGCGCGGTTGGAACCGAACACCTTGACGAGGCCGTCGGCCTCCACGGCCCAGTCGCCGTTCTGTGTGGTGGTGTGCATGGGACCATGGTCCCCACCGGCGCTCACATGCGGCTCACGTGCCGCTCACACCGCCGCGCGGTGTCGTGCGAGCGCTGTGAGCGTATGGCGATCAGGCCGCAGCGGCCTCCGCGTCGACGTCCCGCCCATAGGCCAGCATGAGGAAGCTCGACCCGTCGGGCCGCTCGAACTTGAACTCGCGTTCGTGCAGCCGCTCGAAGCCGAGGCCGTCGTAGAGGCGCTGCGCCGCGACCATCTCGGGGCCGGTGTTGAGCACCACGCGCGGCGTCGCCCGGATGCGCGCGAGCTGCAGCACGTGCCGCACGAGCAGCGCGCCGATCCCCCGGCGGCGCGCAGAGGCCGAGACGCCGAGGAATCGGAAGTCGAGCTCCCCCTCGCGGGCCAGCGGCGAGATGGCTCGGCCGGCGCGCGGCGTCGAGGCGGTTCCGAGCAGCATGCCGCTCGCGGCATCCGTCGCCACCCAGACCTGGTGCACACGGCTTCGTTCGGCCACCGCGGCGATGTCGGCGCGGTAGGCGTCGCTCAATGCGAAGTCGACCGCGTAGGCCGCTTCGGTGAGTGCCGAGACCTCGTCGGCCTCGTCGGAGCGCATGAGCCGCACGCGCACGTCGTCGCGCTGCTGCAGCGGATACCGGAAGACGAGGGCCTCGACCTCGCCGGTCGAGACGGTCGCGTCACGCTCGGGCACGCGCTCGAAACCCAGGCGTTGGTACAGCGCCTGCGCACGCACGTTCAGCGCTCCCGTGTCGAGCACGAGGGCGTCGGCACCCCACTCGAGGGCCGTCTCGAGGCTCGCGCGCA contains these protein-coding regions:
- a CDS encoding GNAT family N-acetyltransferase, which codes for MPLDIEFSSDPARLDRDRVHAWLAEESYWAAGRSREAHDAAMAASRNYGVYDTRTGSQLAYARVITDGVTFAWLCDVFVAVEARGRGIGIALIDGVMADLASLDLKRIALTTADAHGLYERYGFGPVPDPDQWMARMGPALR
- a CDS encoding Clp protease N-terminal domain-containing protein, which produces MRDVPGPVDSAMDVGLKQVVLRTIDEAARRGAANVEAEHLLLVISAGDDVAARTLAEFGLDHAAVEAALDAERSRALEVAGVAPIAEDRLRSTRRTRPGWGASLRDALRRAEFRTNRARGRTREEREQLAIAAALRGVLLADLGTVPRALAYAGVDRRALIARLERG
- a CDS encoding BTAD domain-containing putative transcriptional regulator; translation: MLRITSVVDGGWDDPEPRVGHVGAGRLVRVQPDRSRRPRVGVLGPIVVEDRSGALVEPPGTLAKALVAALAVAPREIGGVVGVDTIVDELWGEAPPRNAKAALQTLVSRLRAVTAEGLVVSHPGGYALGVDPDELDLAAASASASASESASDPTGPAGAVSDANEDPAAATARLDEALALWRGEPALDLGDSPIAETLAERASTLRLRLLGSRAAARAAAGDHAGSAADLAVLVAASPADETLVAARLRALAASGHRVDAIAEYGAFRERLADELGVSPSAELVELHAHLLRDDGDAPRRSTTRIGVRAGSNPLLGRDDDVAAIERLLQRHRLVTVLGAGGLGKTRLAQEVAGRARVPLVVVVELASVRTDDDVVLALASTLGVREASSNRRIAEGALDVRDRILARLEEGAALLVLDNCEHVIDGAAGWAADLLASLPSLRIIATSRSPLTIGAEQVYPLEPLASDAAGPAVELFVERATAARPGVDLPLEVIARLCTRLDGLPLAIELAAARVRSMTVEQIESRLENRFALLAGGDRTSPERQRTLRAVIDWSWALLSADERRAMCRLSWFPDGFGLDAAGALTGAADAVWLLDGLITQSLLAVSHAPGAAAPRYRMLETVREFGQLKLAEAGDEADALAAMDTWAVRLSLRALDEVRGPDQITAFRELDLEQDNLVEVLRRAIAARRGEVVFPVFAALAYRWTVRSAHAEILAFGPAVLDSTSDTRPTPELAPAAMLALTLITATHLATGSITGARGAARTKRLAEERHPMPPWLAAAGGFLLAIPDQAEALARLEAMASSTDPDSAAVGSIMMSQLTENEGDPEAAERHAQRAAEVARRTGDVWIEAMSSMMLAQLASQSNRPLETLRRARRARAGLESLGADQDLIQLDWMIAGALLADGRVDEARPLFEAMADDDRVMADGMAVSTIADLGLSEIAHLEGRDADALRLARRSIDAFHDGRRRGSPWYLIVLAGFAARGALEGWPADEVRGWADRLRFRTIATYRARAGYTDKPVLGTVAVGLGAWMLHQPGVEERGLELIAVGERLSGRQDAPGPSRSRLIEDAEARVDPDRLAAARAATASRTTDECAERARELIAAPVPSS
- a CDS encoding ABC transporter permease gives rise to the protein MSAIATTTITPGHERKLRNRVSLQESLSHTLTMAYRGILKIKRTPEQLFDVTLQPIIFTVMFTYIFGGAIAGDVQNYLPIIIPGILVQTVISTSIVTGVQLREDMDKGVFDRFRSLPIARIAPLSGALLADTVRYLIATTLTFAMGYLMGLRPGGGLAGVIAASVLVIVCAWSLSWIFAFFGVVARSASSVQGISMMILFPLTFLSNAFVPVDTMPEWLQWFVNINPVSHIVTAVRDLVNEGMVGPEVGWALLGSAVVVAVFAPMTVKAYMRKA
- a CDS encoding ATP-binding cassette domain-containing protein, which gives rise to MHTTTQNGDWAVEADGLVKVFGSNRAVDGVDLRVATGTVYGVLGPNGAGKTTTISMLATLLRPDAGRARIFGHDVQRESQVVRQLIGVTGQYASVDENLSATENLVIFSRLLGHSHAASKAKAAELLDEFGLADAAKRPLKSFSGGMRRRLDLAASLIAQPPLIFLDEPTTGLDPRTRAQMWGTIRRLVATGSTVLLTTQYLDEADQLADRIAVIDRGRVVAEGTADELKASVGASSLELRLADSRDVDDVRVAIERVLGVSPTISPEAGRITAPMHNPDRVTELLVTLRDEGVHLAELSVAKPTLDEVFLTLTGHGVEDEASAAAAASGTELEGSRA